A region from the Rhodopseudomonas julia genome encodes:
- a CDS encoding DUF411 domain-containing protein, protein MKSRFLLAGAAVAGMLAVSSVHAEGLPAMTVYKDPSCGCCTAWADKMRTEGFAVEVVPTDDIGSVKQQFGVPDELASCHTAVVGGYVLEGHVPSAMVAWLLDEKPMTAGLAVPGMPVGSEGMAMPGMEPDTYPVVSFGASGQSTYARYRGEERLSD, encoded by the coding sequence ATGAAATCTCGTTTTCTTCTCGCTGGCGCTGCGGTTGCCGGCATGCTCGCCGTCTCCTCCGTTCACGCGGAAGGACTTCCAGCCATGACCGTCTACAAGGACCCCTCCTGCGGTTGCTGCACAGCCTGGGCAGATAAGATGCGCACCGAGGGCTTTGCTGTCGAAGTCGTCCCGACCGACGACATTGGCAGCGTCAAGCAACAGTTCGGCGTGCCTGACGAGCTGGCCTCATGCCATACCGCCGTGGTCGGCGGCTACGTCCTGGAAGGTCACGTGCCCTCGGCGATGGTCGCGTGGCTTCTCGATGAAAAGCCTATGACGGCGGGTCTCGCCGTGCCCGGCATGCCTGTCGGCTCGGAAGGTATGGCCATGCCAGGCATGGAGCCGGACACGTATCCGGTCGTCTCTTTCGGAGCTTCCGGACAGTCGACCTATGCCCGCTATCGCGGCGAGGAACGCCTGTCGGATTAA
- the arsC gene encoding arsenate reductase (glutaredoxin) (This arsenate reductase requires both glutathione and glutaredoxin to convert arsenate to arsenite, after which the efflux transporter formed by ArsA and ArsB can extrude the arsenite from the cell, providing resistance.): protein MNIVIHHNPDCGTSRNVLSIIEKAGYQPTVIEYLKEGWTRPQLLALFAAAGLTPREALRTTKSPAEELGLLDPEVSDENLLEAMIAHPVLVNRPIVCTHKGVRLCRPSEMVLDLLDRLPPGPLAKEDGELIIDASGRRVA from the coding sequence ATGAACATCGTTATCCATCACAATCCTGATTGCGGCACCTCGCGCAACGTGCTGTCGATCATCGAGAAGGCCGGTTATCAGCCGACGGTCATCGAGTATCTCAAAGAAGGGTGGACCCGCCCGCAGCTTCTGGCGCTCTTCGCCGCGGCAGGGCTGACGCCGCGCGAGGCGCTGAGGACGACGAAATCACCGGCCGAAGAGCTCGGCCTGCTCGATCCCGAGGTCAGTGACGAGAATCTCCTGGAGGCGATGATTGCGCATCCTGTCCTGGTGAACCGGCCGATCGTCTGTACCCACAAGGGTGTGCGGCTGTGCCGCCCGAGCGAGATGGTGCTCGACCTTCTGGACCGCCTGCCGCCCGGGCCGCTCGCCAAGGAGGACGGGGAGCTGATCATCGATGCGAGCGGACGCAGGGTCGCATGA
- a CDS encoding metalloregulator ArsR/SmtB family transcription factor, producing the protein MDTRTALDVLSALAHETRLSVFRALVAAGGEGAAAGVLAERLDVLPNTLSAHLSQLLRAGLVKSVREGRSIRYTADLDAIGDLLAFLIRDCCGGHPEVCTPLAALAQGYAACTTKNPQGAEATEVRTSKEETMVAPYNVLFLCTGNSARSLLAEAALNREGKGRFRAYSAGAHPRGEPHPYTLDLLKSLGYDTAFARSKSWEEFSAPNAPKLDFVFTVCDQAAAEPCPVWPGQPVTAHWGVTDPAAATGKESEKRLAFAEAYRMLFNRISLFISLPIASLDRLALEKRVQEIGTDSADAETV; encoded by the coding sequence ATGGATACAAGAACCGCTCTCGACGTCCTCTCCGCGCTTGCGCACGAAACCCGTTTGTCGGTCTTCCGTGCGCTCGTCGCCGCGGGCGGCGAGGGGGCGGCGGCCGGAGTTCTGGCGGAGCGTCTCGATGTCTTGCCGAACACGCTGTCGGCGCATCTGAGTCAGCTTTTGCGCGCAGGCTTGGTGAAGAGCGTGCGCGAGGGGAGGTCGATCCGCTACACGGCCGATCTCGACGCCATCGGGGATCTCCTCGCATTCCTGATCAGAGACTGCTGCGGCGGGCACCCGGAAGTGTGCACGCCGCTTGCCGCCCTGGCGCAGGGATATGCCGCCTGCACGACGAAAAACCCACAGGGAGCTGAGGCCACAGAGGTCCGGACATCGAAGGAGGAGACGATGGTAGCGCCTTATAACGTCCTGTTTCTCTGCACGGGAAACTCTGCCCGCTCTCTCCTGGCCGAGGCGGCCTTGAACAGGGAGGGCAAGGGTCGCTTCCGCGCCTACTCAGCCGGCGCGCATCCGAGGGGCGAGCCGCATCCTTATACGCTCGATCTGCTCAAATCGCTCGGCTACGATACGGCCTTCGCCCGCTCCAAGAGCTGGGAAGAATTCTCCGCGCCCAATGCGCCAAAGCTCGACTTCGTCTTCACCGTCTGCGACCAGGCTGCCGCCGAACCCTGCCCGGTCTGGCCGGGACAGCCGGTGACGGCACATTGGGGCGTTACCGATCCTGCCGCCGCGACCGGCAAGGAGAGTGAGAAGCGGCTTGCCTTTGCCGAAGCCTACCGCATGCTCTTCAATCGCATCTCGCTATTCATCAGTCTGCCGATTGCCTCTCTCGACCGGCTGGCACTCGAAAAGCGGGTGCAGGAGATCGGTACCGATTCCGCCGACGCCGAAACCGTCTGA
- a CDS encoding thioredoxin family protein: MKDVKVLGPGCKRCETTEAMLRNAATRLGIEAQIEKVTDYAAIASYGVVSTPAIVIDGRLVHAGGLPREEALDEWLAT, encoded by the coding sequence ATGAAAGACGTGAAAGTGCTCGGCCCCGGCTGCAAGCGCTGTGAGACGACCGAGGCCATGCTGCGCAATGCTGCCACGAGGCTTGGCATTGAGGCGCAGATCGAAAAGGTGACGGACTACGCGGCGATCGCCAGCTACGGCGTGGTGTCGACACCCGCAATCGTCATCGACGGCCGGCTTGTCCATGCCGGTGGTCTGCCGCGTGAGGAAGCACTTGATGAGTGGCTCGCCACGTAA
- a CDS encoding permease, which produces MSASGLAESTSSAPGRRSSPLLWYGGTAAALMLWFGVYMGLKPAAEALTGLLPVARESRLGEAIAFFLYDTPKVLMLLALVVFAMGVVQSFFSPEKTRAFLSGRREGAGNVMAAGLGILTPFCSCSAIPLFIGFVQAGIPLGVTFSFLIAAPMVNEVALGLLFGLVGWQVALLYLAFGLGVAIVAGWVIGRLHIDSWLQDWVRELNATGGCCRVAEDEITGVERLREGLASMREIVGRVWPWILAGIAVGAGIHGYVPAELMARIMGAEAWWSVPAAIGLGIPMYSNAAGIIPVVEALLDKGAALGTTLAFMMSVLALSLPEIVILRKVLKGRLIAVFVAIVGTGILSVGFLFNFLFG; this is translated from the coding sequence ATGAGCGCCTCCGGCCTTGCAGAAAGTACGTCCTCCGCGCCAGGCCGGCGGTCCTCACCGCTTCTGTGGTATGGCGGCACCGCAGCTGCTCTGATGCTTTGGTTCGGCGTTTATATGGGCCTCAAGCCGGCCGCCGAAGCGCTGACCGGCTTGCTTCCCGTCGCGAGGGAAAGCCGGCTTGGCGAGGCAATTGCCTTCTTTCTCTACGACACGCCGAAAGTGCTGATGCTGCTGGCCCTCGTGGTTTTCGCCATGGGGGTGGTGCAGTCCTTCTTCTCGCCGGAGAAAACGCGGGCCTTTCTGTCGGGTCGGCGCGAGGGTGCCGGCAACGTCATGGCGGCTGGGCTCGGCATTCTGACGCCCTTTTGCTCGTGTTCGGCCATTCCGCTCTTCATCGGTTTCGTGCAAGCCGGCATACCGCTCGGTGTCACCTTCTCGTTCCTGATCGCCGCCCCGATGGTGAACGAGGTGGCGCTCGGCCTTCTCTTCGGTCTGGTCGGCTGGCAGGTGGCACTCCTCTATCTTGCCTTCGGGCTTGGCGTCGCGATCGTGGCTGGCTGGGTCATCGGCCGCCTGCATATCGATTCCTGGCTGCAGGACTGGGTGCGCGAGTTGAATGCTACGGGCGGCTGCTGCCGCGTGGCAGAGGATGAGATTACCGGCGTGGAGCGTCTCCGCGAGGGGCTTGCCTCCATGAGGGAGATCGTCGGACGGGTGTGGCCTTGGATTCTCGCCGGCATCGCTGTTGGCGCCGGCATCCACGGCTATGTGCCGGCGGAGCTGATGGCGCGCATCATGGGCGCGGAGGCCTGGTGGTCGGTGCCCGCCGCGATCGGCCTCGGCATCCCGATGTATTCCAATGCTGCCGGCATCATCCCAGTGGTGGAAGCGCTTCTTGATAAGGGCGCGGCCCTCGGCACGACGCTCGCCTTCATGATGTCGGTTCTGGCGCTCTCGCTGCCGGAGATCGTCATTCTGAGGAAGGTGCTGAAGGGAAGGCTCATCGCCGTCTTCGTCGCCATCGTCGGGACAGGCATCCTCAGCGTCGGCTTTCTCTTCAATTTCCTGTTCGGCTAG
- a CDS encoding ArsR/SmtB family transcription factor, whose protein sequence is MDVSLVLSALAEPTRLAAIQIVWDGGEHCVCELMQRLEATQSRMSRHMGVLKAAGLVVDRRDAQWVRYRRNPNLPHELAAIVDAALVALDGGSKRAAA, encoded by the coding sequence ATGGACGTATCTCTTGTTCTCTCCGCCTTGGCTGAGCCGACGCGGCTTGCCGCCATCCAGATCGTCTGGGACGGCGGGGAGCATTGCGTCTGTGAGCTGATGCAGCGCTTGGAGGCAACGCAATCGCGCATGTCGCGGCATATGGGGGTGCTGAAAGCTGCGGGGCTCGTCGTCGACCGCCGCGATGCGCAGTGGGTTCGCTACCGGCGCAACCCGAACCTGCCGCACGAACTCGCAGCGATCGTGGATGCGGCCCTGGTCGCGCTCGATGGCGGGTCGAAGAGGGCAGCTGCATGA
- a CDS encoding ATP-binding cassette domain-containing protein: protein MSDILTVRNARKSYGAVKALRGADLSVAAGEVHALCGDNGAGKSTLIKLVSGVERPDVGDIHVRGEKVRLANPHDALAAGIATIHQDLGLAPRMMIYQNIFMGSELERRVLGVKVLDRAAMIARSQDFLISLNSVMRDMTAKVENLSGGQRQAVAICRALRWKAEIIIMDEPTAALGVRETEEVMKLIRRLKENGVTVILISHNMHDVVAVADRVTILRGGRTEASLSTDGLTSQALSERIMGGA from the coding sequence ATGAGCGACATCCTCACCGTCCGCAACGCCCGGAAATCCTATGGCGCCGTCAAAGCGCTGCGCGGCGCCGATCTCAGCGTCGCGGCCGGCGAGGTGCATGCGCTCTGCGGCGACAACGGCGCCGGCAAATCGACGCTGATCAAGCTCGTCTCGGGCGTGGAACGCCCGGATGTGGGTGACATTCATGTGCGCGGCGAAAAGGTGCGGCTCGCAAACCCGCATGACGCGCTTGCGGCCGGCATCGCGACCATTCACCAGGATCTCGGTCTCGCGCCGCGCATGATGATCTATCAGAACATTTTTATGGGCTCCGAGCTGGAGAGGCGGGTCCTCGGCGTCAAGGTGCTCGACCGCGCCGCCATGATCGCCCGCTCGCAGGACTTCCTGATCTCGCTGAATTCGGTGATGCGCGATATGACCGCCAAGGTGGAGAACCTGTCGGGCGGCCAGCGTCAGGCCGTGGCGATCTGCCGGGCGCTCCGCTGGAAGGCGGAAATCATCATCATGGATGAGCCGACCGCCGCCCTCGGTGTGCGCGAGACGGAAGAGGTGATGAAGCTCATCCGTCGGCTCAAGGAAAATGGCGTCACCGTCATCCTGATCAGCCACAATATGCACGACGTCGTGGCCGTCGCCGACCGGGTGACCATCTTGCGCGGTGGCCGGACGGAAGCCTCGCTGTCGACCGACGGGCTGACATCGCAGGCCCTGTCGGAGCGCATCATGGGCGGCGCCTGA
- a CDS encoding sugar ABC transporter substrate-binding protein yields MKLRLLLSLAVVAFAVTRAVSAQAFELGVVAFQMSSETHARVANAVEAAARKKGWDVVVLNSNGTLQTHAEQIENLVQSGVDGIVLAMSKPVEFDAQMQEVKDAGIPLITVMSGASPNALFDIQVNEYAVGSESALYLLGQLGYEGSILTDRFESNVGTRIRGKVLDVVLSENQAVKEVGSHSMARTKSWQEDVRNGMNALIMQNAGNFDGIWASFDGQAFIIDDLLKQQGMQKGDVVLVSTDGGPETFRRIKSPDSMLMATVAIPFEAMGEAAVDAMQKIAVDGAAKETITSGPYLYMQADLVDQSNVDDFIKE; encoded by the coding sequence ATGAAACTCAGATTGCTGCTTTCGCTTGCCGTCGTCGCCTTCGCGGTGACGCGCGCGGTGTCCGCGCAGGCCTTCGAGCTCGGCGTCGTCGCCTTTCAGATGTCATCGGAGACCCATGCGCGCGTTGCCAATGCCGTCGAAGCCGCTGCCAGGAAAAAGGGCTGGGACGTCGTCGTGTTGAATTCCAACGGCACGCTGCAGACACACGCCGAGCAGATCGAGAACCTCGTCCAAAGCGGCGTCGACGGCATCGTGCTCGCCATGTCGAAGCCCGTCGAGTTCGATGCGCAGATGCAAGAGGTGAAGGACGCAGGCATCCCGTTGATCACAGTCATGAGCGGGGCCAGCCCGAACGCGCTTTTCGATATCCAGGTCAATGAGTACGCCGTCGGTTCTGAATCGGCTCTCTATCTTCTGGGGCAGCTCGGCTATGAGGGCTCGATCCTGACGGACCGCTTCGAATCCAATGTCGGCACGCGCATTCGCGGCAAGGTGCTCGACGTCGTCTTGAGCGAAAACCAGGCGGTGAAAGAAGTAGGCAGCCATTCCATGGCTCGCACCAAGAGCTGGCAGGAGGATGTGCGGAACGGCATGAACGCTCTCATCATGCAGAATGCCGGCAATTTCGATGGCATCTGGGCTTCCTTCGATGGTCAGGCCTTCATCATCGACGATCTCCTTAAGCAGCAGGGCATGCAGAAGGGGGACGTGGTTCTTGTCTCTACCGATGGCGGGCCGGAAACGTTCCGGCGCATCAAGTCGCCGGATTCCATGCTGATGGCGACCGTTGCGATCCCGTTCGAGGCGATGGGTGAGGCTGCCGTCGATGCCATGCAGAAGATCGCCGTCGACGGCGCAGCGAAAGAGACGATCACCTCCGGCCCTTATCTCTACATGCAGGCCGATCTCGTCGATCAATCGAACGTCGACGACTTCATCAAGGAGTAG
- a CDS encoding ABC transporter permease, which yields MRDFIAKYGTALAGLLVFVFLLVFARNFASTANLLNVLKQTSFLAILATGFTFALLTSELDLSFANLASLAAVVTGGLIAGGTFWGLAVVAGLGVATLGGLVNGLLVTGVKVPSLIATLGTAAIANGLTFMMTGGVAFVGRWDPMFLALARGELFGIPVLVIVMVAVVFSAWFVTRKTRLGTHMLATGEAQEAAHRAGIATRRMKLIGLTLSGFAAGIAAVLLVANLSSASPQMAGDYLLNGIAAVLLGMTMFEPGRPNIAGTFVGALIISVLANGLVLLGAPYYLQDIMLGVIVIASVSVSASVLKKAAFSV from the coding sequence GTGAGAGATTTCATCGCCAAATACGGGACGGCGCTCGCGGGGCTCCTTGTCTTCGTCTTCCTGCTCGTCTTCGCGCGCAACTTCGCCTCCACCGCCAATCTGCTGAATGTTCTGAAGCAGACGAGCTTTCTGGCGATCCTCGCCACCGGCTTCACGTTCGCGCTTTTGACCTCCGAGCTCGATCTCTCTTTCGCCAATCTCGCGAGCCTGGCCGCTGTCGTCACGGGCGGTCTCATCGCGGGGGGCACGTTTTGGGGGCTTGCCGTCGTCGCGGGCCTCGGCGTCGCCACCCTGGGCGGACTGGTGAACGGGCTCCTCGTGACCGGTGTGAAGGTGCCCTCGCTCATTGCCACGCTCGGCACGGCCGCGATCGCCAATGGGCTGACGTTCATGATGACCGGCGGCGTGGCTTTCGTCGGACGCTGGGATCCCATGTTCCTCGCCCTGGCACGCGGCGAACTCTTCGGTATCCCGGTCCTCGTCATCGTCATGGTGGCGGTCGTTTTCAGTGCCTGGTTCGTGACGCGAAAGACGCGGCTCGGCACGCATATGCTGGCGACCGGAGAGGCGCAGGAGGCGGCCCATCGCGCGGGCATCGCGACCCGGCGCATGAAGCTGATCGGCCTCACGCTTTCGGGCTTTGCGGCGGGCATCGCGGCCGTTCTTCTCGTTGCCAATCTGAGCTCCGCCTCGCCGCAGATGGCGGGCGATTATCTCTTGAACGGCATCGCTGCTGTGCTTCTCGGCATGACTATGTTCGAGCCGGGACGCCCGAACATCGCCGGCACCTTCGTTGGCGCCCTGATCATTTCGGTGCTTGCCAACGGCCTCGTGCTTCTCGGCGCGCCCTATTACCTCCAAGATATCATGCTCGGCGTCATCGTCATCGCCTCGGTGAGCGTCTCCGCCAGCGTTCTGAAGAAGGCCGCATTTTCCGTATGA
- a CDS encoding SDR family NAD(P)-dependent oxidoreductase: MSGKPIVLITGASGGIGRATLSAMQRDGWRIFATDLDDGARLADLLGKDDGYASADLLDRSAPEALVEACLARFGRIDGLVHCAGTSHVAAFPDQDDEGWERVIDVNLSSAHRVGRAVGRAMRAAGNGGAMVFVSSIAWLSGGANPAYGAAKGGVNTMTFNIAQALGPDGVRANAVAPGIIATEMVRGAFPGDAFGKLERAASARTPLRRLGKPEDVAEVVAFLMSPRAAFVTGAVIPVTGGLELIPPIGKLADQAG, from the coding sequence ATGAGCGGAAAACCGATCGTTCTCATCACCGGGGCGAGTGGCGGCATCGGCCGTGCGACCTTGTCTGCCATGCAACGCGACGGATGGCGGATCTTCGCGACCGATCTCGATGATGGCGCAAGGCTTGCCGATCTGTTGGGAAAAGACGACGGCTACGCGTCCGCCGATCTCCTCGACCGTTCGGCGCCAGAGGCTCTGGTCGAAGCCTGTCTCGCCCGCTTCGGCCGCATCGACGGCCTCGTCCATTGCGCTGGCACATCGCACGTCGCGGCTTTTCCGGACCAGGACGATGAGGGCTGGGAGCGGGTGATCGACGTCAATCTCTCGAGCGCCCATCGTGTCGGCCGGGCAGTGGGGCGCGCCATGCGTGCTGCCGGAAATGGCGGCGCGATGGTCTTCGTCTCCTCGATCGCCTGGCTTTCGGGTGGCGCCAACCCGGCCTATGGCGCGGCCAAGGGAGGCGTCAACACGATGACCTTCAACATCGCCCAGGCCTTGGGGCCCGATGGTGTGCGTGCCAATGCGGTGGCGCCGGGTATCATCGCCACCGAGATGGTGCGTGGAGCTTTCCCGGGCGATGCCTTCGGCAAACTGGAGCGAGCGGCCTCGGCGCGAACACCGCTTCGTCGTCTCGGCAAGCCTGAAGATGTGGCGGAGGTCGTCGCCTTCCTCATGTCGCCGCGGGCCGCCTTTGTGACGGGCGCCGTCATTCCCGTCACCGGCGGGCTGGAATTGATCCCGCCGATCGGCAAGCTCGCGGACCAGGCCGGGTGA
- a CDS encoding xylulokinase, with protein MTRVLAIDLGGSALKACIFDANGAVLASANVPTGFEEQAPGHSEQEPALWWDALKSACEHISSESEGGLGGIAAVALCGFTRTQVFLDKEGTSVRPALGFRDSRAESVLATARMDEARSASGALASLNAFHPIARLLWLKENEAANWEKTRLVLEPKDYLNLQLTGIARSDRVSQHWLAQSLAGGDASLAARLGVERALLPPLGRPEDIVGHVREGLPGALSALAGAKVLCGSNDSWTAVAGLGGLKSGSAYCISGSSEVFGLLSHRRGETEGLITIPWGEELWHLGGPGQNGANLLAWIVDWLDPTPRPFHERLATLLAEPENPRPLLFHPYLHGERTPFWDGDLAASFLGITSGHGRGDLVRAVMQGVGFLNRTVLERAETATGLAAEAVRMAGGGTKSPLWNQIRADILGRPVLVSRHVEMGLAGCFALCCVALGSAENIGSGAPDADFTFYLPNAVRHTHYDMLYALFTEMHEPVAHAARSLGKLRRRPE; from the coding sequence ATGACGCGTGTCCTGGCGATCGATCTCGGCGGTTCCGCTCTCAAGGCCTGCATCTTCGATGCGAACGGGGCGGTCCTGGCGAGTGCCAATGTCCCAACAGGCTTCGAGGAGCAGGCGCCCGGACATTCCGAGCAGGAGCCGGCGCTCTGGTGGGACGCCCTGAAGAGCGCCTGCGAACACATCTCAAGTGAGAGCGAGGGTGGTCTCGGCGGCATTGCGGCGGTGGCGCTGTGCGGTTTCACACGCACGCAGGTCTTTCTCGATAAGGAGGGAACGAGTGTGCGCCCGGCACTCGGCTTTCGCGATTCGCGGGCCGAAAGCGTCCTGGCGACGGCGCGGATGGATGAGGCTCGTAGCGCCAGCGGGGCGCTCGCAAGCCTCAACGCCTTCCATCCGATAGCGCGTCTCCTTTGGTTGAAGGAGAACGAGGCAGCGAATTGGGAAAAAACGCGGCTTGTTCTGGAGCCCAAGGATTACCTCAATCTGCAACTGACCGGCATCGCCCGTTCCGACCGCGTGTCGCAGCATTGGCTGGCGCAATCTCTTGCCGGCGGCGATGCCTCCCTCGCCGCGCGCCTCGGCGTTGAACGCGCTCTTCTGCCCCCGCTCGGGCGGCCAGAGGATATTGTCGGTCATGTGCGCGAAGGTCTGCCGGGGGCGCTGAGCGCCCTTGCCGGCGCCAAGGTCCTGTGCGGTTCCAACGACAGCTGGACGGCGGTCGCTGGCCTCGGGGGGCTTAAGAGTGGGAGTGCCTATTGTATTTCCGGCTCGTCTGAGGTCTTCGGCCTGCTGTCGCATCGGCGGGGGGAGACCGAAGGGCTGATCACCATCCCCTGGGGGGAGGAGCTCTGGCATCTTGGCGGGCCGGGCCAGAACGGCGCCAACCTTCTTGCCTGGATCGTCGATTGGCTCGATCCGACGCCTCGCCCGTTCCATGAACGGCTGGCGACCCTTCTGGCCGAGCCTGAAAACCCGCGCCCGCTGCTCTTTCACCCGTATCTGCATGGAGAGCGCACACCGTTCTGGGACGGCGATCTGGCGGCCTCCTTTCTCGGTATCACGTCCGGCCACGGCCGGGGCGATCTCGTGCGCGCCGTCATGCAAGGCGTCGGCTTTCTCAATCGCACGGTTCTGGAGCGGGCGGAGACTGCGACAGGCCTTGCCGCGGAAGCCGTTCGTATGGCCGGAGGCGGCACGAAAAGCCCGCTCTGGAACCAGATCCGCGCTGACATTCTCGGCCGTCCCGTGCTCGTCTCCCGCCACGTCGAGATGGGGCTTGCCGGTTGCTTTGCCCTTTGCTGTGTCGCCCTTGGCTCTGCCGAGAACATTGGCTCGGGCGCACCCGATGCCGACTTCACCTTCTACCTGCCGAACGCGGTGCGGCACACGCATTACGATATGCTCTATGCCCTTTTCACCGAGATGCACGAGCCGGTGGCACATGCTGCCCGGTCTCTTGGGAAGCTTCGCCGGAGGCCGGAGTGA
- a CDS encoding DoxX family protein — protein sequence MTTKDLEIIWAPRVLSIVRIVAALLFMEHGTQKLLGFPPADHVTAAFSLGWYAGVLEMCGGALLVIGLFTRPVAFVLSGLMAFAYFLAHFPRAFYPVLNGGDAAILFCFLFFYLVFAGPGPWSVDAWRSNKAFLPPRD from the coding sequence ATGACCACCAAGGATCTTGAGATAATTTGGGCGCCGCGCGTGCTCAGCATCGTGCGCATCGTCGCCGCACTCCTGTTCATGGAGCACGGCACGCAGAAGCTCTTGGGCTTCCCACCGGCCGATCATGTGACGGCGGCCTTCAGCCTCGGCTGGTACGCCGGCGTTCTCGAAATGTGCGGGGGCGCTCTCCTCGTCATCGGTCTGTTCACCCGGCCGGTCGCCTTCGTTCTCTCCGGCCTCATGGCCTTCGCCTATTTCCTCGCGCATTTTCCGCGCGCCTTCTATCCCGTGCTGAATGGCGGCGATGCGGCGATCCTTTTCTGTTTCTTGTTCTTCTATCTCGTCTTCGCCGGTCCCGGCCCGTGGAGCGTCGATGCCTGGCGCTCGAACAAGGCATTTTTGCCGCCGCGCGATTGA
- a CDS encoding excalibur calcium-binding domain-containing protein, whose amino-acid sequence MIVLHHYAAAPNCGLARLVKLAPARRGEPGYWPRHDADNDGIAANPCLRRTSI is encoded by the coding sequence TTGATCGTCCTGCACCATTACGCAGCGGCGCCAAACTGCGGTCTCGCCCGTCTCGTCAAGCTCGCACCAGCCAGACGTGGCGAGCCGGGCTACTGGCCGCGCCACGACGCCGACAATGATGGGATTGCAGCGAACCCGTGCCTTAGACGAACGTCGATTTGA
- a CDS encoding DUF3422 family protein: MNPHPFPEHPQREYLIRELHARPSEPMRAPLRISQFAALSGEKSLEADREHLARLCARLGGSAPSSDAKHHTAEFGGLTVKWERHTEFCSYTFFRRAHFTRPFEDTIIEELPRDWLADVPGEVLSAVHLAIIPKEVEMPSTEEISLRHFNGNPLIGNSVAGGKALVWADFRLHSDHFTRILIQDKGLEERHAGRTVQRLVELNTYRALALLALPIAQEATPRLRSVDEALADISARMADRADKTSDADLLRHLSQLSAEIESVAARTSYRFGASRAYYQLVKQRLRDLRLERMDEVLTIDGFLDRRMGPAMATCESAEERQEALAQRAARVGSLLRARVEVELEEQNRDLLKNMDERARVQLKLQETVEGLSVVAISYYAIGLVGYIFKAAESAGTPINVGLATGLAVPFVAGLVWYGVRRARRAAAKKHPDETTT; the protein is encoded by the coding sequence ATGAACCCACACCCTTTCCCTGAGCATCCGCAACGGGAATACCTGATCCGTGAGTTGCATGCGCGGCCCTCGGAGCCGATGCGCGCGCCATTGCGTATTTCGCAATTTGCAGCCTTGTCTGGTGAGAAGAGCCTGGAGGCCGACCGGGAGCATCTGGCGCGCCTTTGTGCGCGTCTCGGCGGCTCAGCGCCCTCAAGCGACGCGAAGCACCACACGGCCGAGTTCGGTGGGCTCACCGTGAAATGGGAGCGGCATACGGAATTCTGCTCCTACACCTTCTTCCGGCGGGCGCATTTCACCCGCCCCTTCGAAGACACGATCATCGAGGAACTGCCGCGCGACTGGCTGGCGGACGTGCCGGGTGAGGTCCTGTCGGCGGTGCATTTGGCGATCATCCCGAAAGAGGTGGAGATGCCGAGCACGGAGGAGATCTCGCTCCGGCATTTCAATGGCAATCCTCTGATCGGCAATTCCGTAGCCGGTGGCAAGGCTCTGGTCTGGGCCGATTTCCGTCTGCATTCCGACCATTTCACGCGCATTCTCATCCAGGACAAGGGGCTCGAGGAGCGTCATGCCGGGCGCACCGTGCAACGGCTCGTCGAACTCAACACCTATCGCGCGCTCGCGCTTCTCGCTTTGCCGATCGCCCAGGAGGCAACGCCGCGGCTGCGATCGGTCGACGAGGCGCTGGCCGATATCAGTGCGCGCATGGCCGACCGAGCCGACAAGACGAGCGACGCCGATCTCCTTCGGCACCTGTCACAACTCTCTGCCGAGATCGAAAGCGTGGCGGCGCGCACCAGCTATCGTTTCGGCGCATCGCGTGCCTATTATCAACTCGTCAAACAGCGTCTGCGTGATCTGCGTCTGGAGCGGATGGACGAGGTGCTCACCATCGACGGCTTTTTGGACCGGCGCATGGGACCGGCGATGGCGACTTGCGAATCGGCCGAGGAGCGCCAGGAGGCGCTGGCGCAGCGCGCCGCACGGGTTGGCAGCCTTTTGCGGGCGCGTGTCGAGGTGGAGCTCGAAGAGCAGAACCGAGACCTTTTGAAGAACATGGACGAGCGTGCGCGTGTGCAGCTCAAGCTGCAGGAGACGGTCGAGGGCCTGTCGGTGGTGGCGATCAGCTATTACGCCATCGGTCTCGTCGGCTATATCTTCAAAGCGGCGGAAAGCGCCGGCACGCCGATCAATGTTGGTCTGGCGACGGGTCTTGCGGTGCCGTTCGTGGCAGGTCTCGTGTGGTACGGGGTCCGTCGGGCACGGCGTGCAGCTGCCAAAAAGCATCCCGATGAGACCACGACCTGA